The Ornithorhynchus anatinus isolate Pmale09 chromosome 1, mOrnAna1.pri.v4, whole genome shotgun sequence genome includes a window with the following:
- the GPR160 gene encoding probable G-protein coupled receptor 160 — protein sequence MAALSPENCSFQSQMSQGSQPLDGSGVLLLIILGKTFLNLFVLGARRKTVYQSFLEYFSISVAIIDFTLLATLSFIAYFEDFALWDVRFTKYHMCLFTQIISFTYGLSHYPVFLVAGLDYYVTVLQTSRPPPARQKLSYAVAVVLIWISIFFYTLEDPNTYSSLTARRDFYFYQCPFYVSIQSYRLSFAVVLVLFLVLVACWSEVVTLIRSTRIASYMNETVLFFPSAAGHAQAGVSKKQFSTKLTICFLGTWAPFVFLQILILLLDVRIPAYIEMNVPWLYFINSFLIAAVYWVRRPELQVTETALFSTDPFVGWEFCFVPFTVPEGQTEKPPSIITC from the coding sequence ATGGCTGCTCTCTCACCAGAGAATTGTTCCTTTCAGTCCCAGATGAGCCAAGGGAGCCAGCCTCTAGATGGGAGCGGTGTGCTGCTTTTGATTATTTTGGGAAAAACTTTCTTGAACCTCTTCGTGCTAGGAGCGCGAAGGAAGACGGTGTACCAAAGCTTTTTGGAATACTTTTCCATTTCGGTAGCCATCATCGACTTCACGCTTTTGGCGACCCTCTCCTTTATCGCCTATTTTGAGGATTTTGCACTGTGGGACGTTAGATTTACTAAATACCATATGTGCCTGTTTACTCAAATTATATCTTTTACCTACGGCTTGTCCCATTATCCGGTTTTTCTTGTAGCTGGTTTGGATTACTATGTGACCGTATTGCAAACCTCCAGACCGCCCCCCGCGCGCCAAAAACTGTCTTACGCGGTAGCTGTGGTTTTGATCTGGATTTCGATCTTCTTTTACACCTTGGAAGATCCGAACACCTATTCGAGCCTCACCGCACGGCgagatttttatttttaccaGTGCCCTTTCTACGTGAGCATTCAAAGCTACCGGTTATCTTTCGCCGTAGTACTGGTTCTGTTTTTGGTTCTCGTCGCGTGCTGGTCTGAAGTCGTTACCCTGATCCGGTCGACCAGGATCGCCTCTTACATGAACGAGACGGTCCTGTTCTTCCCGTCGGCCGCCGGCCACGCTCAGGCGGGGGTCTCGAAGAAGCAGTTCTCGACCAAGCTCACGATCTGCTTTCTCGGAACCTGGGCCCCGTTTGTTTTCCTTCAGATACTCATCCTCCTACTGGATGTCCGCATCCCGGCGTATATCGAGATGAACGTTCCCTGGTTGTACTTCATCAACAGCTTCCTCATTGCCGCCGTTTACTGGGTTCGACGTCCCGAGCTTCAGGTAACAGAGACCGCGTTGTTTTCCACCGATCCTTTCGTCGGCTGGGAATTCTGTTTCGTCCCTTTCACGGTGCCCGAGGGGCAGACTGAAAAGCCGCCGTCCATAATAACCTGTTAa